The Croceibacterium sp. TMG7-5b_MA50 genome segment AGGGGAAGGGCCGGCACCGTGCGCCGATGGATGCTCTGCCTGCTGCTGGCGTTGTGGACCGGCACGGCGCATGCGCAGGGGATCGAGGCGTGGCAGCCGCCGACGCTGACGACCGTCCGTTATGACGAGGATTGGCACCGGCTGGCCGACCCGCAGGAGCGGACCGGACGCTGGACGGAACGGTTCAAATATGTGCCGCTGGACGAGAACGCGACCTATCTGGTCACCGGACTGGAACTGCGCGCCCGGAACGAGAACTATCGCGCAAACCTGTGGGGCGGTGCCCAGGCGCCGGACGATGGGTTCCTGTGGCTGCGCGCGCTGCCCTATGCCGATCTGCATGCCGGCGCCGTTCGCGCCTTCGTGCAGCCGGTCGCCGCCTATACCATCGGGGTCGCACCATCCGCATCCCCGATCGATCGCACCGGCATCGACCTGTTGCAGGGGTTCGCCGACATCAGGATTGGTGCGGGGCGCACGGGCGATGCCGATGCTCTCGGCCTGACGATCCGTGCCGGACGCGAGCTGCTGTCCCTGGGCAACGAACGCCTGGTCGGCACCCGCTACGGCCCCAACGTACCGCTGGCCTTTGATGGCGTGCGCGCGATCGTCTCGCTGCCCGGCGCGGTGGTCAGCATCCTCGACAAGCGACCCGTGCGGCAGGGCTTGGATGACCTGGACGACCGGTCCGACCGCAGGCGCCGCCTTTCGGGCCTCTACGCGACGATTCCCCATGGCGCGGGCGAAATCGACCTTTACTGGCTCCGCTACCGCAACAGTGCGGCGACCTTCGCAGATGGCGCCGGGCGGGAGACGCGCCACAGCATCGGCGCGCGGCTGGGCGGTGCTGCCGGCGACTGGCACTGGGATGCCGAAGGCGTGTTCCAGCATGGCCGGCTCGGCACGTCGCGCATCCGCGCCTGGACTGGATCGGTCGAGCTGGGCCGCCGCTTCCCGGATGCTTCTCTCTCGCCCGATGCGCTGGTGCGGGTCAGCGTGATCAGCGGTGACCGGCGCGCGGGCGACGGGCGGCTCGGCACCTTCAATGCTCTGTTCCCGCGCGGCAAGTATTTCGGGGAGCTGTCGCCCATCGGCCCCGCCAATCTGGTCACCGTGACCCCGCGCGTGACGCTGGTGATCGCCGAACCGCTGACCGTGGCGCTCGCCGCCACGGGCTATTGGCGCCACGCCATTGCCGACGGGATTTACGCCATACCCGGCAACCTGATCCGGGCAGCCGGCAACAGCCGCGTGCGATCCATCGGGCAGGAACTGGAGGCATCGTTCAGCTGGCAGGCCTCGCCGGAGCTGGAGGTGTCGGGCGCGGTCTCCGCCTTTGCCGCCGGCGCCTTCCTGCGCGCGACCGGCCCGCACCGCACGGTCGGGCTGCTCGCCCTGGAAACCAACTTTCGCTTCTGACCCAGGATGCCCGCGACCATGCCAGATGCCGTCCGCCCGTCCCCGCTGCCATGGCTGCTGCTGCTGCTCTCGCTGACGACGGGCCTCGTCGATGCGGTCAGCGTGCTGGGGCTCGGCAAGGTGTTCACCGCCAACATGACGGGCAATGTCGTGTTCCTGGGGTTCGCTCTCGCGGGTGCGCCCGGCTTCGTCATCGCCCCCGGTCTCGTCGCGCTCGCCACCTTCATGGGTGGCGCGCTGGTCGCGGGGCGCCTCGGCCGGGCGATGGGCCAGCGCCCGCTCCGCCGTTGGCTGCTGATCGCCGCTGCGTTTGAGGCGGCCCTGCTCTGGACGGCGGCCGTCATCGCGGCGGGTTACGACGTGGCGGAGCTGGAGCCGCGCGGCGCGCTGTACGCGATCATCGGCGCGACTGCGATCGCGATGGGTTTCCGCAACGCCACGATCCGCCAGCTCAAGGTCCCCGACCTTACCACGACCGTGCTCACGCTCACCATCACCGGCATCGCGGCCGACTCAACCCCCGCTGGCGGCAGCAATCCGAACTGGGGTCGCCGGCTGGGCAGCGTCGCGGCGATCCTGGGCGGCGCGGCGCTGGGCGCGTTGCTGGTGGTCCGCACCGGATCGCTGGTCGTCCCGCTCTTCGTGGCCGGTGCGCTGGTGCTGGCGGGCACCGCCATGTGCGCGGTCCATCCCGCAGCACGCGTGCCGAGCTAGGCGGGTGGCCGGAACCGCGATGGACAGCAAGCGGCTGGAAGCGTTCACCGACGGGGTGATCGCGATCATCATCACGATCATGGTCCTCGACCTCGCGCCGCCACGGGCAGGCGATCTGACGGCGCTGCGGGACAGTGCGCCGATGTTCAGCGCCTACCTCATCAGCTTCGTCAATGTGGGGCTGTACTGGACCAACCACCATCACCTGATGCACGCGACCGAAAGCGTCGATGGCCGGGTGCTGTGGCTCAATCTGGCGCTGCTGTTCTGGCTCAGCCTGGTGCCGTTCGTCATCCGCTGGAACAACGACACCGACTTCGCGGCGGGGCCGACCGCGGCCTACGGCGTCGTGCTGGGGATGGCGGCGCTGTGCTACGAACTGACCGAACCGGCGATCATCGCCTTCAACGGGCCGCAATCGCGCGTGGCCCGGGCCATCGGGCGCGATCGCAAGGGTCTCGTCACCATCGGCCTGTATGTGGTGGCCGTGCCTGTCGCCTTTGTCAGTCGGGAGGCGGCGCTGGCAGGCTACATCGCCGTGATCGCGCTGTGGTTCGTGCCCGACCGGCGGATGGTGACGGGGGACTAGGCCCCCTGTCAGACGCTGATCTGCCCGCCGTTGGGGTCGGCCTTGATCAGATACTCACCGCCGTCCCGAAAACTGCGAACGGTGGCGAAGGTGTCTTCCATGAACTGCACGTAGGACAGCTTGCGGTTCTCGCCGCGCGCCAGGACGGCGAAGGGCGATGTCACCGTCCTGCCCAGGACGGTCGATGTATAGGTGAACGACCCGAAGATCGCGGCGCCGTTCCCGTTTTCGAAGGTGTCCTGGATCTGGAAGTCGTCCGTCGTCCAGTAACGGCCGACATCGACAAAGGTCTGCACCAGCCCCTCGGTCCCGTTGTTCGTCCCCGCCCAGGGCATGATCCGCTTCAGCTCGGCATGCTGGTAGTTGAGCGAGACATAGACGAAATCGTCAGTCGTGAACTGCCTGACGAAGGCGAGATCGGTCGGGTTTGACAGGATCTTCTGCAATACGGCCAAGGGTGACGTCGCCGATGCGGGTTCGGCGGTGGTGTGTGCACTTGCGGACATGGCGGAAACTCCCTGCTGCGTTGTTCTAGCCGATCGGAGGCGTTCTTCCGGGCATCTGTTGCCCGACCGGCCGCCTTTGCCGGGGACAATAACGGACACGCCGCGAGAGGTCAGACCCGCAGCCTGTCGCACTGTGTTGCGCAAGGTGGAACGCGGCCGGGAGGAAGGTCCGATATCGAAGGTCATGGTGGGCCGATCGGGCGCGCGACGTCGCAGTGCGCGCGACACAGTTGCGCGGCAGCCGCCGCTACCGCCCCGATCCCCGCTCCCCCAGATGGGCGGCTTCGCACTGCCGGCGCGGGATCGGCTTGGGACCACAGGAATGTCGATGATGATGAGATTGGATGCACTGGTCGGCGCGGTGCTGCTGGCGGGGGCCGCATCTGCGGCAATGGCGCAGGCGCCGCAGGCCGGGCAGGAGGTGCCGTCCTCGCCCGCCATCGCCGGCGATCGGCCGACCCGCGCGCCTGACAAGCCGGCGGCCATGCCGTTCGAACTGCGCGACAACCTGGTGGTCATCGGCGTGACGATCAACGGCCGCCCTCAGGCCGCCGTGCTGGACAGCGGCGCCGGCGCCGTGGTCATTGACCAGCGATTGACCGCCGCTCTCGGCCTGGCGGCGGACGCGCCCGGCGACGAGATTGCGGGCGGCGGCGCGGCGGCGCAGCAATCCCGGCTGGTCGACATCGCGACGCTCGACATCGGGCCGCTCGGCTTCGCGCACCTGCCCGGCCATTCGGCGGATCTTGCGCAATTGTCGGCATCGGCCGGGTTCCCGATCGACCTGCTGATCGGCGCCCCTGCCTTCCGGCATGGTTCGGTGCGCGTCGACTACGCGCAGCGCCTCGTCACCTTCGGATCCAGCGGCGGCACTTGCGCCGCCCCGATCCCGTTTACCCTGGTGGAGAATGTACCTGTCGTGGAGGCGGAACTGCGGCCTGCGCCGGGGGCGGAGCCCGTTCGCTTGAAACTGGTCGTGGACCTTGGCACCAGGCACCGGGCGGCGATCATCGGCGGTCCGTTCCTCCGCAGCGCGGCAGGTCAGGCGCTGATGGCAGCGGGTGCGGAGGGCAAGGTCGCGCATGGCGTCGGCGGTACGGTCGAGGGCGGCCTCGCCCGCGTCGCGGAATTGCGGGTCGGGGACGTGCGGTTCACCGGGCTGGAGGTGGCGCTGACATCAGGCGCGCCGGTGTTCGAGACGGGCCTGCTCGACGGCTCGCTCGGCGTTCCCCTGTGGCAGGCGGGCGCGATCGTCTTCGATTATCCAGCCGGAACCTTGTGTATCGAACGATGATGCAGCCACCTGGCGGCGGTGGATCAAGGGCGTAAGCGGACGTTGGGTCCCTATGGGGTCACGTCATGGTCGCGTGCCGCCCGCGCCCGGACGGCATCGGCCGGATTGTCGGTGAATACCGCATCCACCCCGGCGTGTGCCAGCATCCGCCACAGCGCCGCATAATCGCCCGCCGCCGCCGGATCGTCGCCCCGCCGCAAGGGTTCGGGCAGGAACCGGTTCTCCCGCCGCAGGGTCCAGCCATGCACCTGTAGGCCGGCCTCGTGGGCCGCCGCCACCAGCGGGGCAGGCGCACCGTCGGCTGTCAGCAGCAGCGGCAGTTCCGCACCCAGCACGTCGGCATGGCGGGCCATTGCGGCCAAGCCGCCCGGCGTCAGCATCGTGGCATAAGGCTGCTCCGGCCGGTCGGCGGGTGCGCCGGTCGCGCTGACCAATTGTACCAGCCTCAGGCCCGTCAGGGCATCCAGCCGTTCGATCGGGCCGACCTCGAAGCACTGGATCAGCGCCGGATCGTCGGCGCCGTCATAGCCGGCCGCCGCCAGTTGCGCCGCGCCCAGCGCGGCGATGTCATGACCCTGGTCCAGCAGGAAGGTCGGATGCTTGATCTCCGGCACCAGGCCGATCACCCGGCCCGTCTCCGCCTCCCGCGCGCGGACCAGCGTGATGATCTCCGCCAGGGTGGGGACTTGGTAAAGCCCGTCGAACCGGGTGTTCGCGGGCCGCAGTTCAGGAATCCGCTCCCGCGCGCGCAGAGTGCGCAGCTCGGCCAGCGTGAAGTCTTCCACGAACCAGCCGGTCAGGTCGGTGCCGTCGATCCGCTTGGTGGTGCGCCGGGCGGCGAATTCGGGATGGTCGGCGACGTCGGTCGTGCCGCCGATCTCGTTCTCGTGCCGGGCGACCAGTACGCCGTCCGCCGTAACCACCAGGTCCGGTTCGATATAGTCGGCACCGGCATCGATCGCCCGGTCATACGCGGCCAGGGTATGTTCCGGCCGCTCGCCGCTGGCGCCGCGATGCGCGATGATCGCCGGCTGCGCCGTGGCGGCGGCCAGGGGCAGGGTGCTTGCCATCAGTGCCAGCGCCAGTTTCAGCAGAGCGCCTGCTCCCACCGGTCGGGATCGAAGCCGACCAGCAGTGCATCCCCGCTGACCACCACCGGCCGCCGGATCAGCGATGGCTGCTCGCTCATCAGCGTCAGCGCCTTGCCATCGTCCAGGTCGGCGCGGGCG includes the following:
- a CDS encoding alginate export family protein; protein product: MLCLLLALWTGTAHAQGIEAWQPPTLTTVRYDEDWHRLADPQERTGRWTERFKYVPLDENATYLVTGLELRARNENYRANLWGGAQAPDDGFLWLRALPYADLHAGAVRAFVQPVAAYTIGVAPSASPIDRTGIDLLQGFADIRIGAGRTGDADALGLTIRAGRELLSLGNERLVGTRYGPNVPLAFDGVRAIVSLPGAVVSILDKRPVRQGLDDLDDRSDRRRRLSGLYATIPHGAGEIDLYWLRYRNSAATFADGAGRETRHSIGARLGGAAGDWHWDAEGVFQHGRLGTSRIRAWTGSVELGRRFPDASLSPDALVRVSVISGDRRAGDGRLGTFNALFPRGKYFGELSPIGPANLVTVTPRVTLVIAEPLTVALAATGYWRHAIADGIYAIPGNLIRAAGNSRVRSIGQELEASFSWQASPELEVSGAVSAFAAGAFLRATGPHRTVGLLALETNFRF
- a CDS encoding aspartyl protease family protein; this translates as MMMRLDALVGAVLLAGAASAAMAQAPQAGQEVPSSPAIAGDRPTRAPDKPAAMPFELRDNLVVIGVTINGRPQAAVLDSGAGAVVIDQRLTAALGLAADAPGDEIAGGGAAAQQSRLVDIATLDIGPLGFAHLPGHSADLAQLSASAGFPIDLLIGAPAFRHGSVRVDYAQRLVTFGSSGGTCAAPIPFTLVENVPVVEAELRPAPGAEPVRLKLVVDLGTRHRAAIIGGPFLRSAAGQALMAAGAEGKVAHGVGGTVEGGLARVAELRVGDVRFTGLEVALTSGAPVFETGLLDGSLGVPLWQAGAIVFDYPAGTLCIER
- a CDS encoding TMEM175 family protein, with the translated sequence MDSKRLEAFTDGVIAIIITIMVLDLAPPRAGDLTALRDSAPMFSAYLISFVNVGLYWTNHHHLMHATESVDGRVLWLNLALLFWLSLVPFVIRWNNDTDFAAGPTAAYGVVLGMAALCYELTEPAIIAFNGPQSRVARAIGRDRKGLVTIGLYVVAVPVAFVSREAALAGYIAVIALWFVPDRRMVTGD
- a CDS encoding YoaK family protein — translated: MPDAVRPSPLPWLLLLLSLTTGLVDAVSVLGLGKVFTANMTGNVVFLGFALAGAPGFVIAPGLVALATFMGGALVAGRLGRAMGQRPLRRWLLIAAAFEAALLWTAAVIAAGYDVAELEPRGALYAIIGATAIAMGFRNATIRQLKVPDLTTTVLTLTITGIAADSTPAGGSNPNWGRRLGSVAAILGGAALGALLVVRTGSLVVPLFVAGALVLAGTAMCAVHPAARVPS
- a CDS encoding glycerophosphodiester phosphodiesterase family protein, with the protein product MASTLPLAAATAQPAIIAHRGASGERPEHTLAAYDRAIDAGADYIEPDLVVTADGVLVARHENEIGGTTDVADHPEFAARRTTKRIDGTDLTGWFVEDFTLAELRTLRARERIPELRPANTRFDGLYQVPTLAEIITLVRAREAETGRVIGLVPEIKHPTFLLDQGHDIAALGAAQLAAAGYDGADDPALIQCFEVGPIERLDALTGLRLVQLVSATGAPADRPEQPYATMLTPGGLAAMARHADVLGAELPLLLTADGAPAPLVAAAHEAGLQVHGWTLRRENRFLPEPLRRGDDPAAAGDYAALWRMLAHAGVDAVFTDNPADAVRARAARDHDVTP